In Candidatus Nomurabacteria bacterium, the following proteins share a genomic window:
- a CDS encoding NUDIX hydrolase, with protein sequence MSSIPECFYRVSVKALVLNETKNKFLVAKEENGNWELLGGGLDWGMSAQEDLKREIKEETGLKVTFVADTPSYFLTDRRESDGVRFANVLYETTLEDLNFTPSDECTELRFVDLEDCRKLDVFPSVLKLAEMFKTNHHKKSNTY encoded by the coding sequence ATGAGTTCAATACCCGAGTGTTTTTATCGTGTTAGTGTAAAGGCGTTGGTTCTAAATGAGACCAAGAACAAATTTCTTGTTGCCAAAGAAGAAAACGGTAACTGGGAACTACTTGGCGGAGGATTAGATTGGGGTATGTCAGCACAAGAAGATCTAAAACGTGAGATTAAAGAAGAGACAGGACTTAAGGTTACTTTTGTAGCGGATACACCCAGTTACTTTCTTACAGATAGGCGAGAGAGTGATGGTGTTAGGTTTGCTAATGTTTTATACGAAACTACATTAGAAGATTTAAACTTCACTCCATCTGACGAGTGTACAGAACTTCGTTTTGTTGACTTGGAAGATTGTAGGAAGCTTGATGTATTTCCCAGTGTTTTAAAGTTGGCGGAAATGTTTAAAACTAATCACCATAAAAAAAGTAACACTTACTAA
- the tnpA gene encoding IS200/IS605 family transposase: MSPIIKKSHSASELVYHFVFPVKYRRKIFTEENEPTLKELALELEKRYELHFLEIGIDKDHVHFLIQAIPSYAPSYIANTVKGNITKRFFLAHPEVKIFLWGGNLWTDGYYVNTVGNANMSIVKNYVQNQGLPEYKQLHHQTLSLF; the protein is encoded by the coding sequence ATGTCACCAATTATAAAAAAGTCACACAGTGCTAGTGAACTAGTCTACCACTTTGTTTTCCCTGTGAAATACAGAAGAAAGATATTTACCGAAGAAAACGAACCAACCCTGAAGGAGTTAGCTTTGGAATTAGAAAAACGTTACGAACTCCACTTTTTAGAGATAGGTATAGATAAAGATCATGTTCACTTTCTTATCCAAGCAATTCCAAGCTATGCTCCTTCGTATATTGCCAATACTGTTAAAGGAAACATTACTAAACGTTTTTTCTTGGCTCATCCAGAGGTAAAGATCTTTCTCTGGGGTGGTAACCTTTGGACTGATGGCTATTACGTTAATACTGTCGGTAACGCTAATATGTCTATTGTTAAAAACTACGTACAGAATCAAGGTTTACCTGAATACAAACAATTACACCACCAAACTCTCTCGTTGTTTTAA
- the tnpA gene encoding IS200/IS605 family transposase, with protein sequence MSYHKRTIRTLSHCFYDLIYHIVWTPKYRGKVLDKPKVKQEVSRTIGQICKWKQWEIIELNIQDDHIHLILLTSPRYSISYVMQIIKGKSSAWMKKKIKNTDKLYDRGSLWARGYFVSSIGLDEHLIRRYVRHQYDKNQLEQPSLFNLFK encoded by the coding sequence ATGTCATATCACAAACGTACCATTAGAACATTATCACACTGTTTCTACGATCTGATATATCACATCGTCTGGACACCTAAATACCGAGGTAAGGTACTGGATAAACCAAAAGTAAAACAAGAAGTCAGTCGCACCATAGGTCAAATATGCAAATGGAAACAGTGGGAAATAATAGAGTTAAACATCCAAGATGATCATATCCATCTTATACTTTTAACTTCACCACGTTACTCCATATCGTATGTGATGCAAATAATCAAAGGAAAATCATCAGCTTGGATGAAGAAGAAAATCAAAAACACCGATAAACTCTATGATCGAGGTTCACTCTGGGCCAGAGGTTATTTTGTATCAAGTATTGGTCTAGATGAACACCTGATACGTCGCTACGTACGTCATCAGTACGATAAGAATCAACTAGAACAACCATCGTTGTTTAATCTCTTTAAGTGA
- a CDS encoding class IV adenylate cyclase — MQIEYEATFVKVDKEIIREKLSSAGAKLQKSEFLQKRSVFNLPATSQVVNGWARVRDESDKITVSVKSVGGDAIHDQKEVCVQVDSFENAELLLESLGCVRKAYQETLRELWLLDGVEVTIDTWPFLDSFVEVEGVSEDVVRTVSEKLGFQWSDAKFCAVDQLYEDKYGVSKDVINNGTPLITFGMENPFQ, encoded by the coding sequence ATGCAAATCGAATACGAAGCTACCTTTGTTAAGGTGGATAAAGAGATAATCAGAGAAAAACTTTCATCTGCTGGAGCGAAACTTCAAAAGAGTGAATTCTTGCAGAAGAGAAGTGTTTTCAATCTTCCAGCAACCTCGCAGGTGGTAAATGGATGGGCTCGTGTACGAGACGAGTCAGATAAAATCACAGTCAGTGTTAAATCAGTAGGAGGTGATGCTATACATGACCAAAAAGAGGTCTGTGTACAAGTGGACTCATTCGAAAACGCTGAACTCTTGCTCGAGTCGCTTGGGTGTGTACGAAAGGCTTATCAAGAAACCTTGAGGGAGCTTTGGTTGCTTGATGGTGTCGAAGTGACAATAGACACATGGCCATTTCTCGATTCATTCGTGGAGGTTGAGGGTGTTTCAGAGGATGTTGTGAGAACAGTGTCTGAAAAACTGGGGTTTCAGTGGTCTGATGCAAAGTTTTGCGCGGTAGACCAGCTCTATGAAGATAAATACGGTGTTTCAAAAGATGTAATCAATAACGGAACACCTTTAATTACTTTTGGAATGGAAAATCCATTCCAATAA
- a CDS encoding CYTH domain-containing protein, whose product MVTEIEARFIEIDIEEIVAKAVSLGGVDLGEHLLEETIFYDKDLTWSPTGRYARIRSYDGKHIFTHKQITADTIDGAEEIEFTVDKPEQLKAFLEKMELIPFRVQQKKRRKIKFDGVVLDIDSWPKIPPMLEIEGDTEQHVKDIAEKLGLDWNKALFIDPKKIIENYGYDVSNFRYFTFDKCE is encoded by the coding sequence ATGGTAACTGAAATAGAAGCAAGATTTATTGAGATAGACATCGAGGAGATTGTTGCAAAAGCTGTTTCACTTGGCGGTGTTGATTTGGGTGAACATTTGCTCGAGGAGACAATTTTTTATGATAAGGATTTGACTTGGAGTCCTACTGGAAGATACGCACGTATTAGAAGCTATGATGGAAAACACATTTTTACCCACAAGCAAATCACAGCAGATACAATTGATGGTGCAGAAGAAATAGAATTTACAGTAGATAAGCCAGAGCAGCTCAAAGCCTTTTTAGAAAAAATGGAACTTATACCTTTCAGAGTTCAGCAGAAAAAGAGGAGAAAGATTAAGTTTGATGGCGTGGTATTAGATATTGATTCTTGGCCAAAAATACCACCAATGCTTGAAATTGAGGGAGATACAGAGCAACACGTCAAAGATATTGCTGAAAAGTTAGGATTAGATTGGAACAAGGCGCTTTTTATAGACCCAAAGAAAATTATTGAGAATTATGGTTACGATGTGTCGAACTTCCGTTACTTTACATTCGATAAGTGCGAATAA
- a CDS encoding methyltransferase domain-containing protein — METFSKNEKGDTEYLEQLKGGIDEKVGMLIKALDSESLPRIDGTVRVMEVGVGGGQGVEKIKRDIKDPDLEVYAIDILEPLVRRVHKPEDKVFGVAANLTALPFAERSFSAINVSAVIHEVISYNKDFLEGTVSVSDYLREVFDKLTAHLTEGGRIFYRDVGLPDNSQELLSGEYNPALIDFLKNFDSGFREKFLKVNQVSDEMWNIGEGAEAVASVHYHREMQRHVVSFLDYALLQKYGESLKHILGEIESGAYEQSRLESAIQELGQESFIFDAWQRREGSEIYTYRSLGEMIEMVVSLSDEQKSLVIESSESVERKEYSQFMDSMTNAGIRDTKQMMVIRRDN; from the coding sequence ATGGAAACTTTCTCAAAAAACGAAAAAGGTGACACGGAATATCTTGAACAGCTTAAAGGCGGTATTGATGAAAAGGTTGGAATGCTCATTAAAGCATTAGATTCTGAGTCGCTACCCAGGATTGACGGAACGGTTCGGGTTATGGAGGTTGGTGTTGGTGGTGGTCAAGGGGTTGAAAAAATAAAACGTGATATAAAAGACCCTGATTTAGAAGTGTATGCAATTGATATTCTAGAACCATTAGTTAGACGTGTTCATAAGCCAGAAGATAAAGTGTTTGGAGTAGCTGCCAATTTAACAGCGCTTCCGTTTGCGGAAAGGTCATTTTCTGCGATAAATGTTTCTGCGGTTATTCACGAAGTTATCTCATACAATAAAGATTTTCTTGAAGGAACTGTAAGTGTTAGTGACTACTTGAGAGAAGTTTTTGATAAGCTTACGGCACACTTAACTGAAGGTGGTCGTATTTTTTATCGTGATGTTGGACTGCCTGATAATTCACAAGAGTTGTTATCTGGTGAGTATAATCCGGCGCTAATAGACTTCTTAAAAAATTTTGATAGTGGCTTTAGAGAGAAATTTCTTAAGGTAAATCAGGTATCTGATGAAATGTGGAATATTGGAGAGGGAGCAGAGGCTGTTGCTTCAGTCCACTACCATCGAGAAATGCAGAGACACGTCGTTTCTTTTCTAGATTATGCGTTACTTCAAAAATATGGAGAATCACTCAAACATATTTTAGGTGAAATCGAGTCTGGTGCGTACGAGCAGTCAAGACTTGAGTCTGCTATTCAAGAACTAGGTCAGGAATCTTTTATTTTTGACGCTTGGCAAAGAAGGGAGGGGTCTGAAATTTATACTTATCGTAGTCTTGGAGAAATGATAGAAATGGTGGTTTCGCTTTCAGACGAACAAAAATCTTTGGTGATTGAGTCTTCAGAATCTGTTGAACGCAAAGAGTACAGTCAATTTATGGACAGTATGACAAATGCTGGTATTAGAGACACAAAACAAATGATGGTTATTAGAAGAGATAATTAA
- a CDS encoding AAA family ATPase has protein sequence MFLVLEGADGTGKSTLVTRIADKVGGVAYATPPKKYQKYSEKLHRDASADEHYAFYRNAIQDASEEVSELVRSGKHVICDRYWISTLTYHQVMGATVTDDDFATILKPDLTVLLVADADTQIQRIVARGMDAGDKRVLDKQFDLTQALFRNLVLEKQPFVSLDTKSFSVEQCTEMVVKMAF, from the coding sequence ATGTTCCTTGTACTTGAAGGTGCTGATGGCACAGGAAAAAGCACGCTAGTTACACGTATCGCTGATAAGGTTGGCGGGGTTGCATATGCTACGCCGCCGAAGAAGTATCAAAAATACAGCGAAAAGTTGCATAGAGATGCTAGTGCTGATGAACACTATGCTTTCTATCGGAATGCAATTCAGGATGCTTCAGAAGAGGTTTCCGAGTTAGTGCGTTCTGGTAAACACGTGATATGTGACCGCTACTGGATTAGCACACTCACTTATCATCAGGTAATGGGTGCAACGGTCACTGACGATGATTTTGCAACCATTCTTAAACCAGACCTGACTGTACTTTTGGTGGCTGACGCCGACACACAAATCCAGCGGATAGTTGCTCGAGGTATGGATGCTGGTGACAAAAGAGTTCTGGATAAACAGTTTGATTTAACACAAGCTTTGTTCAGGAATTTGGTTCTTGAAAAGCAGCCATTTGTTTCGCTCGACACTAAGAGTTTTTCAGTTGAGCAATGTACAGAAATGGTCGTTAAAATGGCATTCTAG
- a CDS encoding DUF2726 domain-containing protein, with protein MNDSEMALFQSLLSGLPDNLFIFPKMRIADIVDVVNGNGYYQRRNQILPKHVDFLICNDKMTPLIAIELDGSSHNKPSRMERDQLVDDVFEDAELPLYRVQVGDNFKISVSTVLSEIEKQTLTY; from the coding sequence ATGAACGATAGTGAAATGGCTCTATTTCAATCTTTACTATCTGGCCTACCAGACAATTTATTTATTTTTCCTAAAATGCGTATAGCTGACATAGTGGATGTAGTGAACGGAAATGGTTACTATCAGAGGCGTAACCAGATACTACCTAAACACGTTGATTTTTTGATTTGTAACGACAAGATGACACCACTAATTGCAATTGAGCTGGATGGAAGTTCACACAACAAGCCTAGCCGTATGGAACGCGACCAACTTGTAGATGATGTGTTTGAAGATGCTGAACTACCTTTATATAGGGTTCAGGTTGGTGACAATTTTAAAATCTCCGTCTCAACTGTCCTTTCTGAGATTGAGAAACAAACATTGACATATTAA
- a CDS encoding helix-turn-helix transcriptional regulator, with the protein MKPRLLVKFGNTIRKLREERGLSQERLGEIAKVHRTYVGMIERAEKNITFTNIEKFAKALKVDIKDLF; encoded by the coding sequence ATGAAACCACGGTTACTAGTTAAGTTTGGAAATACAATCCGTAAACTACGAGAGGAGCGTGGTTTGTCCCAAGAACGGTTAGGTGAGATAGCCAAAGTTCACCGCACCTATGTAGGAATGATAGAGCGTGCAGAAAAGAACATCACTTTCACAAACATTGAAAAATTTGCAAAAGCCCTTAAAGTAGACATCAAAGACTTATTTTAA
- a CDS encoding recombinase family protein, which yields MKYILYCRKSQESEDRQVQSLEAQERELNDFAKRHSLDIVGVYHESRSAKTVGRPVFNEVIKKIQSGKADGLLCWKLDRLARNFIDGGLVIDLLQHSVIKSIQTPAKEYLPTDPVYLMVFELGVANQFSRDLSENVKRGNREKIRNGGWPGLAPFGYLNDKAEKTLYVDPDRGPYVQQMYELYATGLYSLKELSNELYERGLRTKQGNKVHCGTIRHILRNPMYHGVIRYRGSYYPANFTSITTKDLVRQKHERHGR from the coding sequence ATGAAATACATCCTTTATTGTCGAAAATCACAAGAGTCAGAGGATAGACAAGTGCAGTCACTTGAGGCGCAAGAGCGTGAACTGAATGACTTTGCTAAACGTCATAGTTTGGACATTGTTGGTGTGTATCATGAGAGTCGGTCTGCTAAGACGGTCGGTCGTCCAGTATTCAATGAGGTGATTAAGAAAATACAATCAGGCAAGGCTGATGGTTTGCTTTGTTGGAAACTAGACCGCTTAGCGCGTAATTTCATAGATGGTGGGCTTGTCATTGACCTATTGCAGCACTCAGTCATTAAAAGTATTCAAACCCCTGCTAAAGAATATCTACCAACTGACCCTGTATATCTGATGGTGTTTGAGCTTGGCGTGGCTAATCAATTTTCTCGCGACCTGTCTGAAAACGTAAAGCGTGGCAATCGTGAGAAAATTCGCAATGGTGGCTGGCCTGGATTAGCACCTTTTGGTTATCTAAACGATAAGGCAGAGAAAACGCTTTATGTTGACCCCGACCGTGGGCCATACGTACAGCAGATGTATGAACTCTACGCCACTGGTTTGTATAGTCTTAAAGAGCTGTCCAATGAGCTTTATGAGCGAGGATTACGCACCAAGCAAGGCAACAAAGTCCATTGCGGTACCATCAGACATATTTTGCGTAACCCAATGTATCACGGCGTGATTCGCTACCGTGGCAGCTATTACCCAGCTAACTTTACTAGCATTACCACCAAAGACCTTGTACGACAAAAGCATGAACGTCATGGACGGTAG
- a CDS encoding recombinase zinc beta ribbon domain-containing protein, which yields MNVMDGSAKPRKQKHLFPLTGLFTCGVCGYAVTAEKQKGYTYYHCTNGKGICDQKKLFIREEKLDEQLAPIFDDVAFDEELIEMMYQAALEQMEHDDQFNTAAIEKLEKELAAIKLKDNRLLDAFLAENIEKDIYDAKQAEIKHERIALEKQLAGMRQNHQNPYATIERAKELFLFSNRAKSEYANAVPERKQEIAYELLSNALLKDRKMAQPQLKSPYDMLARTPKNADFAIMCG from the coding sequence ATGAACGTCATGGACGGTAGTGCAAAACCGCGGAAGCAAAAGCACCTCTTTCCCTTAACTGGATTGTTTACCTGTGGTGTCTGCGGATATGCCGTGACCGCAGAGAAACAAAAAGGTTACACGTACTACCACTGCACTAACGGCAAGGGAATTTGTGACCAAAAGAAACTATTCATTCGTGAGGAAAAACTTGATGAGCAACTGGCACCAATCTTTGATGATGTTGCATTTGACGAGGAACTAATTGAAATGATGTATCAGGCGGCACTTGAGCAAATGGAACATGACGACCAGTTCAACACCGCAGCTATTGAGAAACTAGAAAAGGAATTGGCCGCAATCAAACTAAAAGATAATCGCTTACTTGATGCTTTCTTAGCTGAAAATATTGAAAAGGATATTTACGATGCAAAACAGGCAGAAATAAAGCATGAACGGATTGCACTAGAGAAACAATTAGCTGGAATGCGCCAAAATCACCAAAACCCCTACGCAACTATCGAACGGGCAAAAGAGTTGTTTTTGTTTAGTAATAGAGCCAAATCTGAGTATGCGAATGCCGTTCCTGAGCGAAAACAAGAAATCGCTTATGAGTTACTATCGAACGCTTTACTGAAAGACCGAAAAATGGCTCAACCACAACTTAAAAGCCCTTACGATATGCTCGCAAGGACTCCTAAGAATGCTGATTTTGCAATTATGTGCGGGTGA
- a CDS encoding trypsin-like peptidase domain-containing protein — MHYLVDLVTAVLVGYLAFTNFLADKLEVVFLASEEITIPIEYGGEITLPSLPAPIEEAGLSDLLLKSKEYQQAATIGSSVNRTITDPAKALVNIYCTFTSSSTIRTTTGTGFFVHSDGVIMTNAHVAQYLLLDDTDLFGEAECLIRTGNPAKAEYVAELLYISPSWIQKNASTIDSSSPNGTGERDYALLYVTKSITNTPLPARFPALAVNIDLLPVSYRGHKVQAGGYPATDLLNGDTNSPLIPKIASTTVSELYTFGSNYADVFSVRGSVVGAAGSSGGPIVDVDGRVVGMIVTRGDDSIDGAGSLRAITLSHIHRTIMDETGFSLARNLGGNLEQRSLIFSQTLAPFLVRILSEEISH, encoded by the coding sequence ATGCATTATCTTGTCGACCTGGTTACGGCTGTACTTGTAGGATACTTGGCGTTTACTAATTTTTTGGCAGATAAACTAGAGGTTGTCTTTTTGGCTTCTGAGGAGATTACTATCCCGATAGAATATGGAGGAGAAATCACCCTTCCCTCTTTACCAGCTCCGATTGAAGAGGCTGGCTTGTCCGATCTTCTTTTAAAGAGTAAAGAATACCAGCAAGCGGCAACGATCGGCTCAAGTGTTAATCGTACTATTACCGACCCAGCAAAAGCTCTGGTTAATATTTATTGTACATTTACCAGCTCTAGCACTATACGTACCACTACCGGTACCGGATTTTTTGTTCACAGTGATGGTGTCATTATGACCAATGCGCATGTAGCTCAATATTTATTGCTTGATGACACAGATTTATTTGGTGAAGCAGAATGTTTAATCCGCACTGGTAACCCTGCTAAAGCTGAGTATGTCGCCGAGTTGCTTTATATATCCCCGAGCTGGATACAAAAGAACGCCAGCACCATCGATTCCTCGTCTCCGAATGGTACAGGAGAGCGTGATTATGCTCTTTTGTATGTTACGAAGTCGATCACAAATACACCTTTACCGGCAAGGTTCCCAGCCTTGGCGGTTAATATTGATTTACTGCCGGTCAGTTATCGGGGGCATAAAGTTCAGGCGGGTGGTTATCCGGCCACAGATCTATTAAATGGTGATACGAATAGCCCGCTTATACCTAAAATAGCTTCAACAACCGTTTCAGAGCTTTACACCTTCGGATCTAACTATGCTGATGTCTTTTCGGTTCGCGGTAGCGTGGTCGGGGCGGCGGGTTCCTCTGGTGGTCCAATCGTAGACGTAGACGGACGGGTTGTGGGTATGATTGTAACGCGTGGTGATGATAGTATTGATGGAGCCGGCAGCCTCAGGGCTATTACCCTTTCACATATTCACCGAACCATAATGGACGAGACTGGATTTTCATTGGCCAGAAATCTTGGCGGTAATCTAGAACAGCGTTCGTTGATTTTTTCACAGACATTAGCTCCTTTTTTGGTCAGAATACTTTCTGAGGAAATTAGTCACTAA
- a CDS encoding type 1 glutamine amidotransferase: MKKILSIQFRKNQASIEQEQTCIRREIKGNTDVDFIDALDKTIDWNFPEVIMSGYDGVILGGSGEFDFDGNRCEDDEKRRISYELLGQLRPLFQYIFDNDIPTLGICYGHQLLGAFAGAQVCYSEQQKKTCTHQVKLLVDKNEYFLFTDLPDTFDAHYAHKDILDRIPDNAVLLMSGGDKCEVSALRYKKNIYTVQFHPELTYGDMMGRIKESPGYLPDGAAVEEIFKDDIQSNKILFNFSKMVANRVKSDEFKHVGTTQ; the protein is encoded by the coding sequence ATGAAAAAAATCCTTAGTATACAATTCAGAAAAAACCAAGCTTCAATTGAGCAGGAGCAGACTTGTATACGGCGTGAAATAAAAGGGAATACAGACGTAGACTTTATTGACGCTCTAGATAAGACTATCGACTGGAATTTTCCGGAAGTCATAATGTCTGGCTATGATGGGGTTATTTTGGGTGGTTCCGGAGAATTTGATTTTGATGGTAATCGCTGTGAAGACGATGAAAAAAGACGTATTTCTTACGAACTTTTAGGTCAATTACGACCACTGTTTCAATATATTTTTGATAATGATATCCCAACCCTTGGTATCTGTTATGGACATCAGTTGCTAGGCGCTTTTGCCGGGGCCCAAGTGTGCTACTCAGAACAACAGAAAAAGACATGTACACACCAAGTTAAGCTTTTAGTTGATAAGAATGAGTATTTTTTATTTACTGATTTACCTGATACCTTTGATGCTCATTATGCGCACAAAGATATACTGGATCGGATTCCAGATAACGCAGTATTATTAATGAGCGGGGGTGATAAGTGTGAAGTTTCAGCACTACGCTACAAGAAAAATATTTACACCGTACAATTTCACCCAGAACTAACCTATGGCGATATGATGGGAAGAATAAAAGAATCTCCTGGGTATTTACCAGACGGTGCGGCTGTAGAAGAAATATTTAAAGACGACATACAGTCAAATAAGATACTGTTTAATTTTAGTAAAATGGTGGCAAACAGAGTGAAATCGGACGAATTTAAGCATGTAGGCACAACACAATAG
- a CDS encoding mechanosensitive ion channel family protein gives MNPFDTNNFLASLSNATYTLPVLGELQVGSWLAAFIVFIVLTLAFWVIRNVVIKHLHKLSSKTGTDIDDVVIAAVQGIRVWVYTIASLFFALQMVSVPNWFDKTITAVFLFAVVWQLIEIALKFVSYFSSRFLERDNDGDGEVDPGSATASHMVDLAARIILWVLGILFILSNLGIEVTSLLAGLGIGGLAVALALQGILSDLFASFSIYLDRPFRIGDFVVVGNDSGTIQKIGVKSTRIKTLQGEELVISNMELTSARVNNYKKMQERRIVTKIGVLYETPLGKLKQIETEVIEIFNNLEGGRLDRVHFTTFGDFSLTFEIVYYIESPDHNDYLNVQQIFNFSLMERFQKLGIEFAYPTQTILTKSIT, from the coding sequence ATGAACCCGTTTGATACCAATAATTTTTTAGCCTCCCTGTCCAATGCCACCTACACTCTACCTGTATTAGGTGAGCTACAAGTTGGTTCTTGGTTGGCGGCTTTTATTGTTTTTATAGTTCTCACCCTTGCTTTTTGGGTAATACGCAATGTAGTGATAAAGCATTTGCATAAACTTTCAAGCAAGACCGGCACCGATATCGATGATGTGGTTATCGCTGCCGTGCAGGGAATCAGAGTCTGGGTCTATACTATCGCCTCGCTATTCTTCGCCTTACAAATGGTTTCTGTACCAAATTGGTTTGATAAAACAATTACCGCGGTCTTTCTATTTGCAGTCGTCTGGCAGTTGATAGAAATTGCTCTTAAATTTGTGAGCTACTTTTCTTCACGCTTTCTAGAGAGAGACAATGACGGTGATGGGGAAGTAGATCCGGGATCAGCCACCGCTTCTCATATGGTGGATCTGGCAGCACGGATCATACTATGGGTACTAGGTATACTATTTATACTTTCTAACCTAGGAATTGAGGTTACCTCACTCTTGGCCGGCTTAGGTATAGGCGGTTTGGCCGTCGCTTTGGCCTTGCAGGGAATTTTATCTGACCTTTTTGCTTCATTCTCTATTTACTTGGACCGACCGTTCCGGATTGGGGACTTCGTGGTAGTAGGAAACGACTCTGGTACCATTCAAAAGATTGGCGTCAAATCAACCAGAATAAAGACTCTACAAGGAGAGGAACTAGTTATTTCCAACATGGAGCTGACTTCCGCCCGAGTAAATAACTACAAGAAAATGCAGGAGCGCCGCATAGTGACCAAAATTGGTGTACTTTATGAAACACCGCTCGGGAAATTAAAGCAAATTGAAACCGAAGTGATAGAGATATTTAATAATCTGGAAGGTGGTAGATTAGACAGAGTCCACTTCACTACCTTTGGCGATTTTTCTTTAACCTTTGAGATTGTTTATTACATTGAATCACCAGACCACAACGATTACCTTAATGTGCAACAAATATTCAACTTCTCTTTGATGGAGCGCTTCCAAAAGCTAGGGATAGAATTTGCTTACCCAACCCAGACTATTTTGACAAAGTCTATTACCTAA
- a CDS encoding transposase, translating into MRIHNILRNTRGFAKAADSALKWQTMKNKQEVERRVKILTFWQKHGTNTTKDAFGVSRPTLFRWQKELNDSNGNIQALDPKSTAPKKRRVRQISPPLEQAIINWRTKRPRIGGKKLVPLLKKEGFKVSVSYVNRCISDLKELGRLPNPVKLSWYAKSGTHKEQRKTKVKKQRRPQKQGLEIDTIVRHIDGTKRYILTAIDIERRFAYARTYTSHSSNSARDFLKQLIHYTPFSIDEIQTDNGSEFAKYFHEACLTLNINHYHTYPRCPKMNAYIERFNRTVQEEHIIYHRSLLRDSIPDFNDSLNEWLYWYNHERPHEGLGLLSPMEYYREHYEIESQRW; encoded by the coding sequence ATGAGAATACATAACATTTTAAGGAACACCAGAGGGTTTGCCAAAGCGGCTGATAGTGCTCTAAAGTGGCAGACAATGAAAAACAAACAGGAGGTCGAAAGAAGAGTTAAAATACTCACGTTTTGGCAAAAACATGGTACTAATACCACCAAAGATGCTTTTGGCGTATCTAGACCAACTTTATTTAGATGGCAAAAAGAACTAAATGATAGTAATGGTAATATCCAAGCCCTAGACCCCAAGAGTACTGCTCCTAAGAAACGAAGAGTGAGACAGATATCACCACCACTAGAGCAAGCTATTATCAACTGGCGTACTAAGCGACCACGGATTGGTGGGAAAAAGCTGGTACCGCTATTGAAGAAGGAAGGATTCAAGGTGTCAGTTTCCTATGTTAATCGCTGTATCAGTGATCTTAAAGAACTAGGTAGACTACCGAATCCAGTTAAGCTCTCTTGGTACGCTAAGAGTGGTACACACAAAGAACAAAGAAAAACCAAGGTTAAAAAACAAAGAAGACCACAAAAACAAGGTTTGGAGATAGACACTATCGTGAGACACATAGATGGCACTAAACGGTACATACTCACCGCCATAGACATAGAAAGACGGTTTGCTTACGCTCGTACTTATACCAGTCATTCTTCAAATAGTGCTCGAGACTTTCTAAAACAACTTATACACTATACCCCTTTTAGTATAGATGAGATACAGACTGATAATGGTTCAGAATTCGCTAAATACTTCCACGAAGCTTGTTTAACTCTTAACATCAACCATTATCACACTTATCCACGTTGTCCTAAGATGAATGCCTATATAGAGCGATTCAATCGTACCGTTCAAGAAGAACACATTATTTATCACCGATCCCTGCTTCGAGATAGTATTCCTGACTTCAATGATTCACTGAATGAATGGTTGTATTGGTATAACCATGAGAGACCGCATGAAGGACTGGGTCTTTTGTCGCCCATGGAGTATTATAGAGAACATTATGAGATAGAGTCTCAAAGGTGGTGA